In Vibrio lentus, the genomic stretch TGCGCGCCACACTTTACCCAATGCAGTGTGAACTGCCGTCCATGTCACGCCCACTGTATGAGTGCATTTTAACGGGAGCTCGCCCTGTCGAGAGCGGCATCGTTAACAACCAAATCGTGCGTTTATCGAATCACGAGTCGATCTTTAGCTTGGCTAAATCACAAGGCAAAGTGACGGCTGCCGCGGCCTATCATTGGGTGAGCGAGTTGTATAACCGAGCGCCATTTGATGCGGTGCGTGACCGTTTTACCAACGACGAAACCTTGAACATTCAACACGGCTGTTTTTACCACTGGGACCACTACCCAGATGAAGCCTTGTTCTTGGATGCCGAGCACCTGCGTGTCACTCATCAGCCGGACTTCTTGTTGATTCACCCAATGAACATTGACGATATTGGACACAAGCATGGGTTGGATTCACGCCAGTACCGCAACAGTGCACGTGGCGCGGATATTTACCTGTCGAACTACCTTGAGAAATGGGTAAATGATGGTTATCAGGTGATCATTACCAGTGACCATGGCATGAACAATGACTTGTCTCACGGTGGCATTCTGCCTGAAGAACGTGAAGTGCCTTTCTTTGTGATTGGCGATAAGTTCACACACCAAGAGTGTTCAGTGAAACAGACCGATATCTGCGGCAGCGTGTGTCAGCTACTCAACCTTGAACACGATAAATCTTACACTCAGGAATTGTTGGCCTTATGAGCAGTTCTGTAATCACGCAGAGCGATGGCTCTGCGCTTAAACCCCAAACCAAATCTTGGTTCAAACGCTTCAAGCCCGCTTTGTGGCTTGCGCCTTTCGCACTGTTTTTCTATCTGTTCCAACTGGCTCCCATGGTTTGGGTGCTGATCAACAGCTTCTTCTATGACGATGAGCTCTCTCTAGAAAACTATTCTGAAGTCTTCAATTCTGCCTTCATGATGCAGGCTTTTGGCAACAGTTTATGGTTGTCGATTTGGTCGAGCATTGTTGGTTTAGCGATTGCGACTCTGTTGGTCTCTTCATTGCGCCGCGTTGATTCTAAAATCCGCGATGCGGTGATTGCGTTTACCAACATGAGTAGCAACTTCTCTGGTGTGCCTCTATCGTTCGCATTCATCATCATCTTGGGCACCAATGGTGCGATCACCTTATTGCTCAAGCAGTATGGATTACTGGGTGATTTTGACCTGTACGGCAAGTGGGGCTTGCTGGCGATTTATATCTATTTCCAGATCCCATTAGCGGTGTTGTTGCTGTATCCAGCGTTCGATGCCTTGAGTGACGACTGGCAAGCCGCCTCTGCACTGCTTGGTGCGAAAACTTGGCAATACTGGACCAAAATAGCGTTGCCAGTGCTGTCTCCTGCCTTGTTTGGCACCTTTATCATCTTGATTGCCAATGCGATTGGCGCGTATGCGAGCGTGTATGCGTTGACCTCAGGAAACTACAACGTGATTACGATTCGAATCGCGAGTTTGGTATCGGGCGATTTGTTCCTAGAACCCAACCTAGCCGCGGCAATTTCTGTGATTCTGATGGCGATGCTGGCCTTCATCACCGTGATTAACCAATGGCTGATCAGTAAAAGCTACGCAGGGAAGAGAAAGTAATGAACACCGTAAATACTCGCTTTCATAAAACGGTGGTCTATTCGATTGTTGGAATCATGATGCTCCCGATCTTGGCGACCTTCATCTACTCGATCTCTTCACGTTGGGGCGCGACGATCCTGCCTGACGGTTTTACTCTGGATTGGTACATCAACCTGCTGACGGATCCTCGCTTCTTACAAGCCTTTGGTCGTTCACTGTTTATCTGTGTGGCGGCACTGTCATTGAGTGTGGTGTTGGTTCTGCCTGCGATTTTCGTGGTGTTTTACTATTTCCCGAAACTCGACAAGGTGATGAATATACTCATCTTATTGCCGTTCGCTGTACCGCCAGTGGTGTCGTCGGTGGGCTTACTTCAGCTGTATGCCGATAGCGAAATCTCACTGATAGGCACGCCATGGATTCTGATAGGTACTTACTTCACCATCGCGCTGCCATTCATGTACCGCGCGATTGCCAACAGCTTTGAAGCGATTAACTTGCACGACTTGATGGACGCTGCTCACCTGCTCGGCGCAAGCACTACCAAGGCGTTTTTATTGATTATTTTGCCAAACCTTAAGAAAGGTTTAATGGCGTCGCTGTTCTTGTCGTTCTCGTTCCTATTGGGCGAGTTCGTGTTCGCCAACATCTTGGTCGGTACACGTTACGAGACGCTGCAAATCTACCTATACAACATGCGTCAAACCAGTGGTCACTTCACATCAGCCCTTGTGATGACGTACTTCCTGTTTATTTTCTTACTGACTTGGTTGGCAAGTCGTTTCAGCCAGGGAACCAAATAATGAGCTATGTAAATGCGAAAAACCTCACCAAGCGCTTTGGTGACAACACGGTGTTTGAAGACATTGAATTTTCCATCGAGAAGGGTGAATTCATCACGCTGCTTGGCCCAAGTGGTTGCGGCAAATCAACTCTTCTGCGTAGCTTGGCAGGCTTGAATCCGGTCGATGGTGGCGAGATCTGGGTGAATGGTGAGGAGATTACTCATCAAGTGCCGCAACAGCGTGGCATCGGCATGGTGTTTCAATCTTATGCCCTGTTCCCGAATATGACGGTTGAGGGCAACATTGCGTTTGGCCTCAAGATGAAAAAGCTTGCTGCTGACGAGATTAAACGCGAAGTCGCGAAAGTGATTGGGCTGGTGGACTTAACGGGCAAAGAGAAGTTCTACCCGCATCAGCTATCAGGCGGTCAGCGTCAGCGTGTGGCTTTGGCAAGAGCCTTGGTGGTTAAGCCTCGTATATTATTACTCGATGAGCCGCTTTCAGCGCTGGATGCGAAGATCCGTAAACATCTGCGCCAACAGATCCGAGACATCCAAAAAGAGATGAACCTGACCACGATCTTCGTGACTCACGATCAGGAAGAAGCGATGATCATGTCTGACCGTATCTTCCTGATGAACAAAGGCGAGATCGTACAAGCCGGCACACCCGAAGAGATCTACACTCAACCTGCCAATGAGTTCGTGGCAGGGTTCATGGGGCACTACAATCT encodes the following:
- a CDS encoding ABC transporter ATP-binding protein — protein: MSYVNAKNLTKRFGDNTVFEDIEFSIEKGEFITLLGPSGCGKSTLLRSLAGLNPVDGGEIWVNGEEITHQVPQQRGIGMVFQSYALFPNMTVEGNIAFGLKMKKLAADEIKREVAKVIGLVDLTGKEKFYPHQLSGGQRQRVALARALVVKPRILLLDEPLSALDAKIRKHLRQQIRDIQKEMNLTTIFVTHDQEEAMIMSDRIFLMNKGEIVQAGTPEEIYTQPANEFVAGFMGHYNLVQANKAKQLFNIETEWKVAIRPESIYVKEQGRQYGEHISAPKTGTIRNHQLLGNVIRYQVDVDECELTVDLLNRSSERLLANGSQLELLFNLNEIQPVRA
- a CDS encoding alkaline phosphatase family protein; this encodes MSNKVILVVLDGLNYQVARDCMGYLNGLLELSDSKNSNHSVPLSQQGTSQIISTQKNKLRATLYPMQCELPSMSRPLYECILTGARPVESGIVNNQIVRLSNHESIFSLAKSQGKVTAAAAYHWVSELYNRAPFDAVRDRFTNDETLNIQHGCFYHWDHYPDEALFLDAEHLRVTHQPDFLLIHPMNIDDIGHKHGLDSRQYRNSARGADIYLSNYLEKWVNDGYQVIITSDHGMNNDLSHGGILPEEREVPFFVIGDKFTHQECSVKQTDICGSVCQLLNLEHDKSYTQELLAL
- a CDS encoding ABC transporter permease — encoded protein: MNTVNTRFHKTVVYSIVGIMMLPILATFIYSISSRWGATILPDGFTLDWYINLLTDPRFLQAFGRSLFICVAALSLSVVLVLPAIFVVFYYFPKLDKVMNILILLPFAVPPVVSSVGLLQLYADSEISLIGTPWILIGTYFTIALPFMYRAIANSFEAINLHDLMDAAHLLGASTTKAFLLIILPNLKKGLMASLFLSFSFLLGEFVFANILVGTRYETLQIYLYNMRQTSGHFTSALVMTYFLFIFLLTWLASRFSQGTK
- a CDS encoding ABC transporter permease codes for the protein MSSSVITQSDGSALKPQTKSWFKRFKPALWLAPFALFFYLFQLAPMVWVLINSFFYDDELSLENYSEVFNSAFMMQAFGNSLWLSIWSSIVGLAIATLLVSSLRRVDSKIRDAVIAFTNMSSNFSGVPLSFAFIIILGTNGAITLLLKQYGLLGDFDLYGKWGLLAIYIYFQIPLAVLLLYPAFDALSDDWQAASALLGAKTWQYWTKIALPVLSPALFGTFIILIANAIGAYASVYALTSGNYNVITIRIASLVSGDLFLEPNLAAAISVILMAMLAFITVINQWLISKSYAGKRK